A single Paenibacillus kribbensis DNA region contains:
- a CDS encoding S-layer homology domain-containing protein: MGKKFRNTVTGVLSTGLILSAFSVAAAAPQTTSGHWAGDQVQRWSATGHLDSATKPDAAITRAEFIVLLNRSLGTFTVDTPAVTDVTYADSVKVNGNGSRTFTDVPASHWAYNELTSAVNTGYISGYADNKLKPNGKVTRQEAAAIVSKAIGLTAGNAADVTKFIDSGKIGSWAKKSVAAAAEQKIINGYPDGKFQPLKPLTRAEAIAILDAASGYNLSSVDNLTTTPGGTVTDSTYGTVTDSTYGNTSTTSGSEAEDSSTSTSTSTESTTTDTDATTSSSTTVDNSTTTDTSADTDATTDTTTDAAASTDTLKVNDVYDGEGTITGTAKAGSTVTAYSNDLPIGSAVAKDDGKFSISVTTQKATVTLVIKAKDADGNESTPVEVSVLGKRSE; this comes from the coding sequence ATGGGGAAAAAGTTTAGAAACACAGTCACAGGTGTATTGAGTACGGGCCTTATTCTAAGCGCATTCAGCGTAGCGGCGGCAGCTCCTCAAACAACAAGCGGCCATTGGGCAGGAGATCAGGTACAACGCTGGTCGGCTACAGGGCATTTGGATAGTGCAACGAAACCGGATGCAGCGATCACGCGTGCAGAATTTATTGTTCTTCTGAACCGCAGCTTGGGTACGTTTACAGTGGACACTCCGGCTGTGACGGACGTAACATATGCAGACAGTGTGAAGGTAAACGGCAATGGAAGCAGAACGTTCACAGATGTACCAGCGTCGCACTGGGCATACAATGAGCTGACAAGTGCCGTGAATACAGGTTACATAAGCGGCTATGCAGATAACAAGCTCAAACCGAATGGAAAAGTGACACGTCAGGAAGCCGCGGCTATCGTGAGCAAAGCGATTGGGCTGACTGCGGGTAACGCAGCAGATGTCACTAAATTCATCGACTCCGGCAAGATTGGATCTTGGGCGAAGAAAAGTGTAGCAGCAGCTGCGGAGCAAAAAATCATTAACGGCTATCCTGATGGCAAATTCCAGCCACTGAAGCCGCTGACTCGTGCCGAAGCGATTGCCATTCTGGATGCGGCATCCGGCTACAACCTGAGCTCTGTTGATAATCTGACAACGACTCCTGGCGGAACCGTAACAGATTCCACATACGGCACTGTTACGGATTCCACTTATGGCAACACGTCTACTACTTCCGGCAGCGAAGCTGAAGATAGCAGCACAAGTACAAGCACGAGCACGGAAAGCACAACCACAGATACAGATGCTACGACGAGCAGCAGCACGACTGTGGACAACTCTACAACAACCGATACTAGTGCAGATACAGACGCAACTACAGACACAACCACTGACGCAGCTGCAAGCACAGATACACTGAAAGTCAATGATGTGTATGACGGGGAAGGTACAATCACAGGGACAGCCAAAGCAGGTTCCACAGTGACTGCCTATTCCAACGATCTGCCCATCGGTAGTGCGGTAGCCAAGGATGATGGTAAGTTTAGTATCAGTGTGACTACTCAAAAAGCAACGGTTACGCTGGTAATCAAAGCTAAAGATGCAGACGGCAACGAAAGTACGCCTGTAGAAGTTTCTGTTTTGGGTAAACGCAGCGAGTAA
- a CDS encoding VanW family protein has translation MKKIHLSVIWIWCGILALAMLWGGLHLYADRQTLPKGVRVGGISMGAMDKTAALRLLDEKLDALKQRPLILTDNDSSAQDIKLTLGDAGITYNASAFRNGVKALGSEHLWTRVQTRFTFEKEWSVTPSRQENALKAQLGTDWEEQRYGMPVNAVRQITPYDQVHYIPGRSVRRLDWPKLNVALDKALPKDLTASGEPVRVELPFRQLEPDITVDSLRGEGIERKIVQFSTSLGSSSEGRVYNVNSAASTVDGLILKPGDIFDYGQIIAKAERTQGFREAPVIVNGQLESGIGGGICQVSSTVYNAALRVGLDIIERRNHSLPVSYLPKGQDATFATGSINFRFKNNTGKHLLLRAAVQNRMLTVKFFGTFPSNVSYELESRTVRVLPIPEKKIRNGSFSPGFYQVLRQGREGYVVETYRIKKVDGKTVERTRISRDTYHAQQRIVAVPDESTSSEPQTREPQKRIIEDGIR, from the coding sequence ATGAAAAAAATTCATTTATCTGTCATTTGGATATGGTGTGGAATTTTGGCGCTGGCGATGCTATGGGGAGGGCTTCACCTGTACGCCGACAGACAAACACTGCCGAAGGGAGTAAGGGTCGGAGGAATCAGCATGGGAGCTATGGATAAAACAGCCGCTCTTCGCCTGCTGGACGAGAAACTGGATGCCTTGAAGCAGCGCCCTCTGATCTTGACGGATAATGACAGCAGTGCGCAGGATATAAAACTTACCCTTGGAGACGCAGGGATTACTTATAATGCATCGGCATTCCGCAATGGCGTGAAGGCGCTCGGCTCGGAGCATCTGTGGACTCGTGTGCAGACACGCTTTACCTTTGAAAAGGAATGGTCTGTCACGCCTTCCCGACAGGAGAACGCCTTAAAAGCCCAATTGGGGACCGATTGGGAGGAACAGCGCTACGGCATGCCTGTGAATGCCGTACGTCAGATCACCCCATACGATCAGGTTCACTATATTCCGGGGCGATCCGTCCGCCGCCTGGATTGGCCCAAATTAAACGTAGCACTGGATAAGGCGCTGCCCAAGGATTTAACCGCCTCCGGGGAGCCGGTACGAGTGGAGCTACCGTTCCGGCAGCTGGAACCGGATATTACGGTGGATAGCCTGCGGGGCGAAGGTATCGAGCGTAAAATCGTCCAGTTTTCCACCAGCCTGGGCAGCAGCTCGGAAGGACGTGTGTATAACGTCAACTCAGCCGCCAGCACTGTTGACGGATTGATCCTCAAGCCAGGCGATATATTTGACTATGGTCAAATTATAGCCAAGGCTGAGCGCACTCAAGGCTTTCGTGAAGCCCCGGTGATCGTGAACGGACAACTGGAATCCGGCATTGGCGGCGGGATTTGTCAGGTATCCAGCACCGTCTACAATGCGGCGCTGCGAGTCGGTTTGGACATTATTGAGCGTCGCAACCACTCCTTGCCGGTCAGCTACCTGCCCAAGGGGCAGGATGCCACTTTTGCTACAGGATCTATTAATTTTCGCTTTAAGAACAATACGGGCAAGCATTTGCTCCTGCGTGCCGCCGTTCAAAACCGCATGCTTACCGTAAAATTTTTTGGCACCTTCCCGTCAAATGTGTCCTATGAGCTGGAATCCCGCACGGTTCGTGTCCTCCCTATACCGGAAAAGAAAATCCGTAATGGCTCATTTTCCCCCGGCTTCTATCAAGTACTTCGGCAGGGCAGGGAAGGATATGTAGTGGAAACATACCGAATCAAAAAGGTGGACGGCAAGACTGTGGAACGCACCCGGATCAGCCGCGATACATACCATGCGCAACAGCGTATTGTTGCTGTTCCTGACGAAAGTACATCGTCTGAGCCACAAACACGTGAACCGCAAAAGCGTATCATCGAGGACGGCATAAGGTAA
- the ftsE gene encoding cell division ATP-binding protein FtsE, whose product MIEMQDVWKTYTNGTHALQGVSVKIDRNEFVYVVGPSGAGKSTFMKLIYREEVPTKGQISVNGFNIGKLKQRKIPYVRRNIGVIFQDFRLLPRLTAYENVAFAMEVIEAPKKLIRKRVPEVLELVGLKEKMNREPAQLSGGEQQRVAIARAIVNNPSVIIADEPTGNLDPETSWEIMQLLDEINFRGTTIVMATHNKDIVNSMRKRVIAIENGNIVRDQVRGEYGYDF is encoded by the coding sequence GTGATTGAAATGCAGGATGTGTGGAAGACCTATACTAACGGGACCCACGCACTTCAGGGAGTGTCGGTCAAAATTGACCGTAATGAATTCGTATACGTAGTCGGCCCGTCCGGGGCGGGTAAATCGACTTTTATGAAGCTTATTTATAGAGAAGAAGTACCGACCAAGGGGCAAATTTCAGTTAATGGATTTAATATCGGGAAGCTCAAGCAGCGTAAAATCCCTTATGTCCGTCGCAACATCGGAGTCATTTTTCAGGATTTCCGCCTTTTGCCGCGTTTGACGGCCTATGAGAATGTAGCGTTTGCCATGGAAGTGATCGAGGCTCCCAAAAAGCTGATCCGCAAACGAGTACCGGAAGTGCTCGAATTGGTTGGCTTGAAAGAGAAAATGAATCGTGAGCCTGCCCAGCTTTCCGGTGGGGAGCAACAGCGTGTAGCGATTGCCCGTGCCATCGTGAACAATCCATCGGTGATCATTGCCGATGAGCCGACGGGTAATCTGGACCCCGAAACATCGTGGGAGATCATGCAGCTGCTGGACGAAATTAATTTCCGGGGGACGACGATTGTGATGGCAACACACAATAAGGACATCGTGAACTCCATGCGTAAACGCGTTATTGCCATCGAAAATGGCAACATCGTAAGAGATCAGGTCAGAGGAGAGTACGGATATGACTTTTAA
- the ftsX gene encoding permease-like cell division protein FtsX produces the protein MTFNTFLRHMREGFKNIFRNGWMSIASITSIIVSLLILGVFIMLVLNVNSLADQADSQVEINVFLELNVDQNMRETLQKEIAAMPEISKTSFVTKAQGLEELRKDLGDSGKELLEGFDKDSNPLPDKIVVEVIEPTTVPFVAEKIEKLNTLHPEKPILKVRYGKGTVETLFTITKLIRNVGFIFVAGLAIMSMFLISNTIRVTILARRREISIMKLVGATNFFIRWPFFIEGALIGLIGSLITVGILFTGYQRLLTAVQGDIALNMLKLMPLEGIWIQLSALLVILGMLVGIIGSTLSMRKFLKV, from the coding sequence ATGACTTTTAATACCTTCTTGCGTCATATGCGGGAAGGTTTCAAAAACATATTCCGCAATGGCTGGATGTCCATCGCATCCATCACCTCAATTATTGTGTCACTGCTTATTCTGGGCGTGTTCATCATGCTGGTGCTCAACGTCAACTCCTTGGCTGATCAAGCAGATAGCCAGGTGGAGATCAACGTATTTCTGGAGCTGAATGTGGATCAGAACATGCGTGAAACGCTGCAAAAGGAAATCGCGGCCATGCCGGAAATCAGCAAAACCAGCTTTGTGACTAAAGCTCAAGGATTGGAAGAGCTGCGCAAAGATCTGGGCGACAGCGGCAAAGAGCTGCTGGAGGGTTTTGACAAGGACAGCAATCCGTTGCCGGACAAAATTGTGGTAGAGGTTATTGAACCGACGACGGTTCCATTTGTGGCCGAGAAGATTGAGAAGCTGAATACGTTGCATCCAGAGAAGCCGATTTTAAAGGTTCGTTATGGAAAAGGCACCGTAGAGACGCTCTTTACGATAACCAAGCTGATTCGCAATGTTGGCTTTATATTCGTAGCCGGGTTGGCGATTATGTCCATGTTCCTGATCTCGAATACAATTCGTGTGACGATATTGGCACGACGCAGAGAGATTAGCATTATGAAGCTGGTCGGTGCGACCAACTTTTTTATACGATGGCCGTTTTTTATTGAAGGCGCGCTTATTGGTCTCATTGGTTCCTTGATTACCGTAGGTATTTTATTTACAGGCTATCAGCGTCTGCTCACGGCCGTTCAGGGAGATATCGCATTGAATATGCTGAAGCTTATGCCGCTTGAGGGCATTTGGATTCAGTTGAGTGCTTTGCTGGTTATTTTGGGGATGCTGGTCGGCATTATTGGCAGTACCCTGTCCATGCGCAAGTTCTTGAAAGTATAA
- a CDS encoding murein hydrolase activator EnvC family protein yields the protein MKKTGSVLAATLVAALLIQPSDGYAKSMSEINSQLNQLEKQAKSAKQQQEKAAQDKQYAQHYKNKTVQNLKVVLDQINSVSDQLSRVAVQIDQTEDNLRATKKDLAEAIDRIQSREKMLETRVRLMYTDGTVSYMDVLMSSTSFSDFLSRVDSLKTIVEQDQILLDEHKKDKALVVSKKKQLDTEYKNAKKLYAIKQDAKAELNSKEQEKQRLIAGYDHDIAESDEISEEQNDMLVALANKRVGLLQEKNKLRAEQAAKAARARAAARAAEAKRYASSSGSGSNSSHAAASTYTGGSGTLALPVSHYRLSSTFGMRVHPITGKLKGHTGIDMAAPQGTDIHAAEDGVVIVAEWWSGYGNTVVIDHGDGLWTLYGHIRNGGTVVHTGQTVKRGQKIAEVGSTGNSTGPHCHFEVRENNKPVNPMNYL from the coding sequence TTGAAGAAAACAGGATCTGTGTTGGCCGCTACCCTGGTAGCCGCATTGCTGATTCAGCCTTCTGACGGATATGCCAAAAGCATGAGTGAAATCAATTCGCAGCTGAACCAATTGGAAAAGCAGGCCAAATCTGCCAAGCAACAGCAGGAAAAGGCTGCTCAAGATAAACAGTATGCCCAGCATTATAAAAATAAAACCGTGCAAAACCTGAAAGTTGTACTTGATCAGATTAATAGTGTCAGTGACCAGTTGAGTCGTGTAGCGGTTCAGATTGATCAAACGGAAGATAATCTGCGTGCGACTAAAAAAGATTTAGCCGAAGCGATTGATCGTATCCAGTCACGGGAAAAAATGCTGGAAACTCGCGTGCGTCTGATGTATACGGATGGAACTGTCTCATATATGGACGTGCTTATGTCTTCGACCAGCTTTAGCGACTTTCTCAGCCGGGTAGATTCCTTGAAAACGATCGTGGAGCAGGATCAAATCCTGTTGGACGAGCATAAAAAGGACAAGGCCCTGGTCGTAAGCAAGAAGAAGCAGCTCGACACGGAATATAAAAATGCCAAGAAGCTGTATGCGATCAAGCAGGACGCCAAAGCAGAACTGAATTCCAAGGAGCAGGAAAAGCAAAGATTGATCGCCGGCTATGATCATGATATTGCTGAGTCAGATGAAATCAGTGAAGAACAAAATGATATGCTGGTAGCCCTCGCTAACAAACGTGTGGGTCTGTTGCAGGAGAAAAACAAGCTCAGAGCGGAGCAGGCTGCTAAAGCAGCACGCGCCAGAGCGGCTGCACGTGCTGCTGAAGCTAAGCGATATGCTTCATCCTCAGGTTCCGGCTCGAATTCCAGCCATGCGGCAGCAAGTACGTATACAGGCGGATCGGGCACGTTGGCTTTGCCTGTATCCCATTACCGACTCTCATCTACTTTTGGCATGCGGGTACATCCGATAACCGGCAAGCTGAAAGGCCACACAGGTATTGATATGGCGGCCCCGCAGGGAACCGATATTCATGCAGCAGAAGACGGTGTTGTCATTGTAGCCGAATGGTGGAGCGGCTATGGAAACACGGTTGTGATTGACCACGGAGACGGGCTATGGACCCTATACGGACATATTCGCAATGGCGGTACGGTGGTTCATACGGGACAGACAGTGAAACGCGGTCAAAAAATTGCGGAAGTTGGTTCGACGGGTAATTCTACAGGACCTCACTGTCATTTTGAGGTGCGCGAGAATAACAAACCTGTAAATCCGATGAACTATTTATAG